Proteins from a genomic interval of Balaenoptera acutorostrata chromosome 21, mBalAcu1.1, whole genome shotgun sequence:
- the AGA gene encoding N(4)-(beta-N-acetylglucosaminyl)-L-asparaginase codes for MARKPSFRLLLSLLLLCRAPVCSSGPLPLILNTWPFRNAAVAAWRTLAAGGSALDAVESGCAACEQERCDGTVGFGGSPDESGETTLDAMIMDGTTMNVGAVGDLRRIKNAIGVARKVLEHTTHTLLAGESATKFAESMGFINEDLSTDASCALHSDWLAWNCQPNYWRNVIPDASKYCGPYKPPSILKREGSTYKETGDNYGHDTIGMVVIHKMGNIAAGTSTNGIKFKIPGRIGDSPIPGSGAYADDTAGAAAATGDGDILMRFLPSYQAVEYMRRGKDPTTACQKVILRIQKYFPNFFGAVVCANVTGSYGAACNKLSTFTQFHFMVYNPLKSEPTEEKVDCI; via the exons ATGGCGCGGAAGCCGAGCTTCCGGCTGCTGCTGTCGCTGCTGCTGCTCTGCCGGGCCCCGGTGTGCAGCTCCGGCCCGCTGCCCCTGATCCTCAACACTTGGCCTTTCAGGAATGCAGCCGTAGCAG CGTGGAGGACGTTGGCGGCTGGAGGGTCTGCGCTGGACGCGGTTGAGAGCGGCTGTGCGGCGTGCGAGCAGGAGCGCTGTGACGGCACCGTGGGCTTCGGCGGCAGCCCCGACGAGTCCGGAGAGACCACCCTGGACGCCATGATCATGGACGG TACTACCATGAACGTAGGAGCAGTGGGAGATCTTAGACGAATTAAAAACGCCATCGGTGTAGCACGAAAAGTACTGGAACACACGACACACACGCTGTTAGCAGGAGAGTCAG CCACCAAGTTTGCCGAAAGTATGGGGTTTATCAACGAGGATTTATCTACCGATGCTTCTTGTGCCCTTCATTCAGATTGGCTTGCCTGGAATTGCCAGCCAAATTACTGGAGG AATGTTATACCAGATGCTTCAAAATACTGTGGACCCTACAAACCACCTAGTATCTTAAAGCGAGAGGGTTCTACCTACAAGGAAACGGGAGATAACTACGGTCATGATACTATTG gcATGGTTGTCATCCATAAGATGGGAAATATTGCTGCTGGTACATCTACAAAtggtataaaattcaaaatacctGG TCGAATAGGAGACTCGCCCATACCTGGATCTGGGGCCTATGCGGACGACACTGCGGGAGCTGCAGCAGCGACCGGGGACGGCGACATACTGATGCGCTTCCTCCCAAG CTACCAAGCTGTAGAGTAtatgagaagaggaaaagaccCAACCACAGCATGCCAAAAAGTGATTTTAAGAATCCAGAAGTACTTTCCCAACTTCTTTGGGGCTGTGGTATGTGCTAACGTGACTGGAAGTTATG gtgctgcctgcaATAAACTTTCAACATTTACTCAGTTTCATTTCATGGTTTACAATCCTCTAAAAAGTGAGCCAACTGAGGAAAAAGTCGACTGCATCTAA